Proteins from a genomic interval of Gopherus evgoodei ecotype Sinaloan lineage chromosome 7, rGopEvg1_v1.p, whole genome shotgun sequence:
- the TRH gene encoding thyrotropin releasing hormone translates to MTSIRLLLLSLTLSSVCVSLGQPIPEANENGDRSHLDDILQRAESIILRSILKKAEEEEETNKEPSAPQPDSFSKRQHPGKRFPSDLEKRQHPGKREDEEEASYGETQKRQHPGKREEDNDLDSDMELQKRQHPGRRSLWDQYVDIPSTELAYLNELSKKQHPGKRSLIYNKRQHPGKRSWDDKLDLGDQDMEKRQHPGRRYMDSESPDYDAPCDLQDSFNCRKGSFLLELLDNVNNGRVEEKQQHPRRRFAWEGEAGAEK, encoded by the exons ATGACATCCatccggctgctgctgctctccctaACTCTCTCCAGTGTCTGTGTCAGTCTGGGGCAGCCCATTCCAGAGGCAAACGAGAACGGAGATAGAAGCCATTTGGATGACATCCTGCAAAGGGCAGAAAGCATCATCCTTCGGTCTATCCTCAAGAaagcagaagaggaggaagagactAATAAAG AACCAAGCGCTCCTCAGCCAGACTCGTTTTCCAAAAGACAACACCCTGGGAAGAGATTCCCCAGTGACCTAGAGAAGAGGCAGCACCCTGGGAAaagggaagatgaggaagaagcATCTTATGGAGAAACTCAGAAGAGACAACATCCAGGGAAAAGAGAGGAAGACAATGACCTTGACAGTGACATGGAGCTGCAGAAGAGACAGCATCCTGGCAGGAGGTCACTGTGGGACCAGTATGTTGATATCCCTAGCACTGAACTGGCCTATCTGAATGAACTATCCAAAAAACAACACCCGGGCAAGAGGTCTCTGATTTACAACAAGCGTCAACATCctggcaagaggagctgggatgACAAGCTGGATCTGGGCGACCAAGACATGGAGAAACGCCAGCATCCTGGAAGAAGATACATGGATTCTGAAAGTCCAGATTATGATGCCCCCTGTGACCTCCAGGATTCCTTCAACTGTCGCAAAGGCAGCTTCTTGCTCGAGTTACTAGATAACGTCAACAATGGCAGAGtagaagagaagcagcagcatcctaGGAGGAGGTTTGCTTGGGAAGGTGAAGCAGGAGCAGAGAAGTGA